From a single Capsicum annuum cultivar UCD-10X-F1 chromosome 12, UCD10Xv1.1, whole genome shotgun sequence genomic region:
- the LOC107850258 gene encoding calmodulin-binding transcription activator 3 isoform X1 — protein sequence MAESRRYGLNAQLDIEQILLEAQHRWLRPAEVCEILRNYQKFRIAPEPPNRPPSGSLFLFDRKVLRYFRKDGHSWRKKKDGKTVKEAHERLKAGSIDVLHCYYAHGEENENFQRRSYWMLEEEMSHIVLVHYREVKGNRTNFSRIKEPQQVTPDFQETDEDVRSSEVDSSASTKFYPNDYQVNSQVTDTTSLSSVQASEYEDAESVYNQHPTSGFHSFLDAQPSAGDGLAVPYRPIPFSTDDHQVQFAGSSGMSFSSIPPGNRNGNTANSYIPSRNLDFPSWETLSVNSPAAFESLHFQSSGQPGANNLMHEQGNTTMGEMFLNDFKRQEQENRIDGLGNWQTSEGASSFIPKWSMDQKLNPDLASGHRSSGVYGVEHHNSLEASQVLPAQHDKHPTHNELQSQLSDANAGGSSLNADLDHNLIIGVKTDYSALKQPLLDGVLKREGLKKLDSFDRWISRELEDVSESHMQQSNSSSYWDNVGDEDGVDNSTIASQVQLDTYILSPSLAQDQFFSIIDFSPNWAFVGSEIKVLITGKFLKSQQEVENCSWACMFGELEVPAEVIADGVLRCHTPVQKAGRVPFYITCSNRLACSEVREFDFRVTEGQDVDVANPNTCSSSESLLHMRFGKLLSLESTASQTSPPISGDDVSHMSSKINSLLKEDDNEWEEMLHLTNENNFMAEKVKDQLLQKLLKEKLRVWLLQKVAEGGKGPNILDEGGQGVLHFAAALGYDWAILPTIAAGVSVNFRDVNGWTALHWAASYGRERTVVFLISLDAAAGALTDPTPKHPSGRTPADLASSNGHKGIAGYLAESNLSSHLSSLELKEKKQGENVQALGEAVQTVSERTATPAWDGDWPHGVSLKDSLAAVRNATQAAARIHQVFRVQSFQRKQLKEYGGSEFGLSDECALSLLTMKTSRAGQHDEPVHAAAVRIQNKFRSWKGRRDFLLIRQRIIKIQAHVRGHQVRNKYKNIIWSVGILEKVILRWRRKGSGLRGFKPEAPTEASNSQVQPAQADDYDFLKEGRKQTEERLQKALARVKSMVQYPEARDQYRRLLNVVSDMQEPNSASDGAPSNNSVEAADFGDDLIDLDDLLDDDTVMPTAP from the exons ATGGCTGAGAGTAGGCGTTACGGTCTTAATGCTCAATTAG ATATTGAGCAAATACTTTTAGAAGCACAACATCGATGGCTACGCCCTGCTGAAGTTTGTGAAATCCTTCGAAATTACCAGAAGTTCCGGATTGCTCCAGAGCCTCCAAACAGGCCTCCAA GTGGTTCACTGTTTCTTTTTGATCGGAAGGTTTTACGGTATTTCCGCAAAGATGGCCATAGttggagaaagaaaaaagatgggaaGACTGTGAAGGAGGCTCACGAGAGGCTAAAG GCTGGAAGCATTGATGTGTTGCACTGCTACTATGCACATGGAGAAGAGAATGAGAATTTTCAAAGACGCAGCTATTGGATGCTCGAAGA GGAAATGTCACATATTGTTCTTGTCCACTACCGGGAAGTAAAG GGTAACAGGACAAATTTTAGTCGTATCAAAGAACCTCAACAAGTTACTcctgatttccaagaaactgatGAAGATGTACGCAGCTCTGAGGTGGACAGTTCGGCGTCTACAAAATTTTATCCAAATGATTACCAAGTGAACTCACAAGTCACTGACACGACTAGCCTCAGCAGTGTGCAAGCCTCAGAATATGAGGATGCTGAATCAg TGTACAATCAACATCCAACTTCTGGATTTCACTCATTCCTCGATGCTCAGCCAAGTGCTGGAGATGGACTTGCTGTACCTTATCGTCCGATTCCTTTCTCAA CAGATGATCATCAGGTACAGTTTGCAGGAAGTTCTGGTATGAGTTTCTCCTCCATCCCTCCAGGAAATAGGAACGGAAACACAGCAAATTCATACATACCCAGCAGGAACCTTGACTTCCCATCATGGGAGACCCTTTCGGTTAATAGTCCTGCTGCATTCGAGTCTCTCCATTTTCAGTCTTCTGGCCAACCAGGTGCAAATAATTTGATGCATGAACAAGGAAACACTACTATGGGAGAAATGTTCTTAAATGACTTCAAGAGGCAGGAACAAGAGAACCGCATTGATGGCCTGGGTAACTGGCAG ACTTCTGAAGGTGCTTCCTCATTTATACCCAAGTGGTCCATGGATCAGAAGTTGAATCCAGATTTGGCATCTGGTCATAGGTCTAGTGGTGTATATGGTGTAGAACATCACAATTCCTTGGAGGCTTCTCAGGTACTTCCTGCACAGCACGATAAACACCCAACGCATAATGAACTTCAATCACAGCTATCAGATGCAAATGCTGGGGGCTCCTCTCTAAATGCTGATTTAGATCACAATCTAATCATAGGGGTCAAAACCGATTATTCAGCTTTAAAACAACCTCTGTTAGATGGCGTCTTGAAAAGAGAAGGTTTGAAGAAGCTTGATAGCTTTGACCGGTGGATAAGTAGGGAACTTGAAGATGTAAGTGAGTCACATATGCAACAATCCAATTCTAGTTCCTACTGGGATAATGTTGGAGATGAAGATGGAGTCGATAATTCCACAATTGCTTCCCAAGTGCAGTTAGACACTTATATTCTAAGTCCTTCACTCGCGCAGGATCAATTTTTTAGCATTATTGATTTCTCACCAAACTGGGCCTTTGTTGGATCAGAAATTAAG GTCCTCATCACTGGAAAGTTTTTGAAATCCCAGCAAGAAGTGGAGAACTGTAGTTGGGCATGCATGTTTGGTGAGTTGGAAGTTCCAGCAGAAGTAATAGCGGATGGTGTTCTTCGCTGCCATACTCCGGTTCAAAAGGCTGGAAGAGTTCCATTCTATATTACATGCTCCAATAGATTGGCGTGCAGTGAGGTAAGAGAATTCGACTTTCGGGTCACCGAGGGCCAAGATGTTGATGTTGCAAATCCAAATACTTGCAGCTCCAGTGAATCTCTTCTTCATATGAGATTCGGAAAATTGTTATCTCTGGAATCCACTGCTTCCCAAACTTCTCCACCTATCAGTGGAGATGATGTTTCCCATATGTCCAGTAAAATTAATTCATTGCTTAAAGAGGACGACAATGAGTGGGAGGAAATGTTGCACCTTACTAATGAGAACAACTTTATGGCGGAGAAAGTAAAAGACCAGCTCCTACAAAAGCTTCTTAAAGAGAAGTTGCGTGTTTGGCTCCTTCAAAAGGTTGCTGAAGGTGGGAAAGGCCCTAATATACTGGATGAAGGTGGTCAAGGAGTCCTACATTTTGCAGCCGCTCTTGGTTATGACTGGGCTATACTACCTACTATAGCTGCAGGTGTGAGTGTCAATTTCCGAGATGTGAATGGATGGACTGCGCTCCATTGGGCAGCATCATATGGAAG AGAGCGGACAGTAGTTTTCCTGATCTCCTTAGACGCAGCTGCTGGAGCATTGACAGATCCTACTCCTAAACATCCTTCAGGCAGAACACCTGCTGACCTAGCTTCCAGCAATGGACATAAAGGAATTGCTGGTTATTTAGCGGAGTCTAACTTGAGCTCCCATCTTTCTTCTCTTGAGTTAAAGGAAAAGAAGCAGGGTGAGAATGTACAAGCTTTAGGGGAAGCTGTTCAAACTGTTTCTGAACGGACTGCTACACCGGCTTGGGATGGTGACTGGCCACATGGGGTCTCATTGAAGGATTCTCTAGCAGCCGTTCGTAATGCAACTCAAGCAGCTGCTCGTATTCATCAGGTTTTCAGGGTGCAGTCATTCCAGAGGAAGCAGCTAAAAGAATATGGTGGCAGTGAATTTGGACTATCTGATGAGTGTGCTCTCTCACTTCTCACTATGAAGACAAGTAGGGCTGGACAGCATGATGAGCCTGTACACGCTGCTGCTGTGCGTATACAAAATAAATTTCGCAGTTGGAAGGGAAGAAGAGACTTTCTTCTAATTCGCCAACGGATTATTAAAATTCAG GCTCATGTAAGAGGACACCAGGTAAGgaacaaatacaaaaacataatatgGTCTGTGGGGATCTTAGAGAAGGTAATTTTGCGATGGAGGCGGAAAGGAAGTGGATTGCGTGGATTTAAACCAGAAGCACCTACTGAAGCAAGCAACAGCCAAGTCCAACCAGCGCAGGCTGATGACTATGATTTCTTAAAAGAAGGCAGAAAGCAAACTGAAGAAAGGTTGCAGAAGGCTCTGGCAAGGGTAAAGTCGATGGTTCAATATCCTGAGGCTAGGGACCAGTACAGGAGGCTGCTGAATGTTGTGTCCGACATGCAGGAACCCAAT AGTGCAAGTGATGGTGCACCCAGCAATAACTCAGTGGAAGCAGCTGATTTCGGTGATGATTTGATCGATCTTGATGATCTATTGGATGACGATACGGTTATGCCTACAGCACCTTGA
- the LOC107850258 gene encoding calmodulin-binding transcription activator 3 isoform X2 — protein sequence MAESRRYGLNAQLDIEQILLEAQHRWLRPAEVCEILRNYQKFRIAPEPPNRPPSGSLFLFDRKVLRYFRKDGHSWRKKKDGKTVKEAHERLKAGSIDVLHCYYAHGEENENFQRRSYWMLEEEMSHIVLVHYREVKGNRTNFSRIKEPQQVTPDFQETDEDVRSSEVDSSASTKFYPNDYQVNSQVTDTTSLSSVQASEYEDAESVYNQHPTSGFHSFLDAQPSAGDGLAVPYRPIPFSNDHQVQFAGSSGMSFSSIPPGNRNGNTANSYIPSRNLDFPSWETLSVNSPAAFESLHFQSSGQPGANNLMHEQGNTTMGEMFLNDFKRQEQENRIDGLGNWQTSEGASSFIPKWSMDQKLNPDLASGHRSSGVYGVEHHNSLEASQVLPAQHDKHPTHNELQSQLSDANAGGSSLNADLDHNLIIGVKTDYSALKQPLLDGVLKREGLKKLDSFDRWISRELEDVSESHMQQSNSSSYWDNVGDEDGVDNSTIASQVQLDTYILSPSLAQDQFFSIIDFSPNWAFVGSEIKVLITGKFLKSQQEVENCSWACMFGELEVPAEVIADGVLRCHTPVQKAGRVPFYITCSNRLACSEVREFDFRVTEGQDVDVANPNTCSSSESLLHMRFGKLLSLESTASQTSPPISGDDVSHMSSKINSLLKEDDNEWEEMLHLTNENNFMAEKVKDQLLQKLLKEKLRVWLLQKVAEGGKGPNILDEGGQGVLHFAAALGYDWAILPTIAAGVSVNFRDVNGWTALHWAASYGRERTVVFLISLDAAAGALTDPTPKHPSGRTPADLASSNGHKGIAGYLAESNLSSHLSSLELKEKKQGENVQALGEAVQTVSERTATPAWDGDWPHGVSLKDSLAAVRNATQAAARIHQVFRVQSFQRKQLKEYGGSEFGLSDECALSLLTMKTSRAGQHDEPVHAAAVRIQNKFRSWKGRRDFLLIRQRIIKIQAHVRGHQVRNKYKNIIWSVGILEKVILRWRRKGSGLRGFKPEAPTEASNSQVQPAQADDYDFLKEGRKQTEERLQKALARVKSMVQYPEARDQYRRLLNVVSDMQEPNSASDGAPSNNSVEAADFGDDLIDLDDLLDDDTVMPTAP from the exons ATGGCTGAGAGTAGGCGTTACGGTCTTAATGCTCAATTAG ATATTGAGCAAATACTTTTAGAAGCACAACATCGATGGCTACGCCCTGCTGAAGTTTGTGAAATCCTTCGAAATTACCAGAAGTTCCGGATTGCTCCAGAGCCTCCAAACAGGCCTCCAA GTGGTTCACTGTTTCTTTTTGATCGGAAGGTTTTACGGTATTTCCGCAAAGATGGCCATAGttggagaaagaaaaaagatgggaaGACTGTGAAGGAGGCTCACGAGAGGCTAAAG GCTGGAAGCATTGATGTGTTGCACTGCTACTATGCACATGGAGAAGAGAATGAGAATTTTCAAAGACGCAGCTATTGGATGCTCGAAGA GGAAATGTCACATATTGTTCTTGTCCACTACCGGGAAGTAAAG GGTAACAGGACAAATTTTAGTCGTATCAAAGAACCTCAACAAGTTACTcctgatttccaagaaactgatGAAGATGTACGCAGCTCTGAGGTGGACAGTTCGGCGTCTACAAAATTTTATCCAAATGATTACCAAGTGAACTCACAAGTCACTGACACGACTAGCCTCAGCAGTGTGCAAGCCTCAGAATATGAGGATGCTGAATCAg TGTACAATCAACATCCAACTTCTGGATTTCACTCATTCCTCGATGCTCAGCCAAGTGCTGGAGATGGACTTGCTGTACCTTATCGTCCGATTCCTTTCTCAA ATGATCATCAGGTACAGTTTGCAGGAAGTTCTGGTATGAGTTTCTCCTCCATCCCTCCAGGAAATAGGAACGGAAACACAGCAAATTCATACATACCCAGCAGGAACCTTGACTTCCCATCATGGGAGACCCTTTCGGTTAATAGTCCTGCTGCATTCGAGTCTCTCCATTTTCAGTCTTCTGGCCAACCAGGTGCAAATAATTTGATGCATGAACAAGGAAACACTACTATGGGAGAAATGTTCTTAAATGACTTCAAGAGGCAGGAACAAGAGAACCGCATTGATGGCCTGGGTAACTGGCAG ACTTCTGAAGGTGCTTCCTCATTTATACCCAAGTGGTCCATGGATCAGAAGTTGAATCCAGATTTGGCATCTGGTCATAGGTCTAGTGGTGTATATGGTGTAGAACATCACAATTCCTTGGAGGCTTCTCAGGTACTTCCTGCACAGCACGATAAACACCCAACGCATAATGAACTTCAATCACAGCTATCAGATGCAAATGCTGGGGGCTCCTCTCTAAATGCTGATTTAGATCACAATCTAATCATAGGGGTCAAAACCGATTATTCAGCTTTAAAACAACCTCTGTTAGATGGCGTCTTGAAAAGAGAAGGTTTGAAGAAGCTTGATAGCTTTGACCGGTGGATAAGTAGGGAACTTGAAGATGTAAGTGAGTCACATATGCAACAATCCAATTCTAGTTCCTACTGGGATAATGTTGGAGATGAAGATGGAGTCGATAATTCCACAATTGCTTCCCAAGTGCAGTTAGACACTTATATTCTAAGTCCTTCACTCGCGCAGGATCAATTTTTTAGCATTATTGATTTCTCACCAAACTGGGCCTTTGTTGGATCAGAAATTAAG GTCCTCATCACTGGAAAGTTTTTGAAATCCCAGCAAGAAGTGGAGAACTGTAGTTGGGCATGCATGTTTGGTGAGTTGGAAGTTCCAGCAGAAGTAATAGCGGATGGTGTTCTTCGCTGCCATACTCCGGTTCAAAAGGCTGGAAGAGTTCCATTCTATATTACATGCTCCAATAGATTGGCGTGCAGTGAGGTAAGAGAATTCGACTTTCGGGTCACCGAGGGCCAAGATGTTGATGTTGCAAATCCAAATACTTGCAGCTCCAGTGAATCTCTTCTTCATATGAGATTCGGAAAATTGTTATCTCTGGAATCCACTGCTTCCCAAACTTCTCCACCTATCAGTGGAGATGATGTTTCCCATATGTCCAGTAAAATTAATTCATTGCTTAAAGAGGACGACAATGAGTGGGAGGAAATGTTGCACCTTACTAATGAGAACAACTTTATGGCGGAGAAAGTAAAAGACCAGCTCCTACAAAAGCTTCTTAAAGAGAAGTTGCGTGTTTGGCTCCTTCAAAAGGTTGCTGAAGGTGGGAAAGGCCCTAATATACTGGATGAAGGTGGTCAAGGAGTCCTACATTTTGCAGCCGCTCTTGGTTATGACTGGGCTATACTACCTACTATAGCTGCAGGTGTGAGTGTCAATTTCCGAGATGTGAATGGATGGACTGCGCTCCATTGGGCAGCATCATATGGAAG AGAGCGGACAGTAGTTTTCCTGATCTCCTTAGACGCAGCTGCTGGAGCATTGACAGATCCTACTCCTAAACATCCTTCAGGCAGAACACCTGCTGACCTAGCTTCCAGCAATGGACATAAAGGAATTGCTGGTTATTTAGCGGAGTCTAACTTGAGCTCCCATCTTTCTTCTCTTGAGTTAAAGGAAAAGAAGCAGGGTGAGAATGTACAAGCTTTAGGGGAAGCTGTTCAAACTGTTTCTGAACGGACTGCTACACCGGCTTGGGATGGTGACTGGCCACATGGGGTCTCATTGAAGGATTCTCTAGCAGCCGTTCGTAATGCAACTCAAGCAGCTGCTCGTATTCATCAGGTTTTCAGGGTGCAGTCATTCCAGAGGAAGCAGCTAAAAGAATATGGTGGCAGTGAATTTGGACTATCTGATGAGTGTGCTCTCTCACTTCTCACTATGAAGACAAGTAGGGCTGGACAGCATGATGAGCCTGTACACGCTGCTGCTGTGCGTATACAAAATAAATTTCGCAGTTGGAAGGGAAGAAGAGACTTTCTTCTAATTCGCCAACGGATTATTAAAATTCAG GCTCATGTAAGAGGACACCAGGTAAGgaacaaatacaaaaacataatatgGTCTGTGGGGATCTTAGAGAAGGTAATTTTGCGATGGAGGCGGAAAGGAAGTGGATTGCGTGGATTTAAACCAGAAGCACCTACTGAAGCAAGCAACAGCCAAGTCCAACCAGCGCAGGCTGATGACTATGATTTCTTAAAAGAAGGCAGAAAGCAAACTGAAGAAAGGTTGCAGAAGGCTCTGGCAAGGGTAAAGTCGATGGTTCAATATCCTGAGGCTAGGGACCAGTACAGGAGGCTGCTGAATGTTGTGTCCGACATGCAGGAACCCAAT AGTGCAAGTGATGGTGCACCCAGCAATAACTCAGTGGAAGCAGCTGATTTCGGTGATGATTTGATCGATCTTGATGATCTATTGGATGACGATACGGTTATGCCTACAGCACCTTGA